Proteins from a genomic interval of Polaribacter sejongensis:
- a CDS encoding RNA methyltransferase substrate-binding domain-containing protein yields the protein MSGIRAIIEAIKCDSTINKIYLQKGLRGELFYELNKLVKTWYCSKLDKILKPRNNRQKKYTIISDYSANKKNDNLKH from the coding sequence ATTTCGGGTATTAGAGCAATAATTGAAGCCATAAAATGTGATTCTACAATTAATAAAATATACTTACAGAAAGGACTAAGAGGAGAATTGTTTTATGAACTAAATAAGTTAGTTAAAACATGGTACTGTAGTAAATTAGATAAAATATTAAAACCCAGGAATAATAGACAAAAAAAATACACTATAATTTCTGATTATTCCGCGAATAAGAAAAATGACAATCTAAAGCATTAA
- a CDS encoding RagB/SusD family nutrient uptake outer membrane protein — MKYNILKTVFALAVITTFLSCGEDFLEKSPTEFISAEDVITTGELDPSISDANLRGIYSMMINTGTGGFSTDHEDFGQKGYDIFTDFLSGDLALTANNYNRYGNFVNLLSTVDYADNDNYMPWRYYYRVIRSANQVISTLGGNEAIPESDASKHALGQAKTLRAYAYFYLSQLFQKEYNATEAILPLYTTPTDPVFAQSPMSDVYDFMIEDLTSADSLLIGFDRANKTGANQDVARALLAYVYAAKGDSASNLLAKGLADQVIDAGYPLMTSTEVVGGFNDLNTPAWIWGFDITLANGLDLASWWGQIDVFTYSYQWAGDRKGIDNVLFSKIKDNDIRKTQFDTINSLQPRNKFYNAARVIGGQRNIEDDYIYMRVAEMYLLSAEMAAKEGQDAAARTRLNELLSERFTEATDYAYVNGLSGDDLLDEVILQTRIELWGEGKSYLSMKRNKQTMTRGTNHVFHSGLSIPYTDERLTFEIPQAEIQNNPFIN, encoded by the coding sequence ATGAAATATAATATTTTAAAAACGGTATTTGCTCTTGCAGTAATTACAACATTTTTAAGTTGTGGTGAAGACTTTCTAGAGAAAAGCCCAACAGAATTTATAAGTGCAGAGGATGTTATAACTACAGGAGAGTTAGACCCTTCTATATCAGACGCAAACCTAAGAGGAATATACTCCATGATGATTAACACTGGAACAGGTGGATTTTCAACAGATCATGAAGATTTTGGACAGAAAGGATATGATATTTTTACAGACTTTCTTTCTGGTGATTTAGCACTAACAGCTAATAACTATAACAGATATGGAAATTTTGTAAACTTATTATCTACTGTAGATTATGCTGACAATGACAACTACATGCCTTGGAGATACTATTATAGAGTAATAAGATCTGCTAACCAAGTAATTAGCACATTAGGAGGTAATGAAGCCATTCCTGAATCGGATGCATCAAAACATGCATTAGGTCAAGCTAAAACCTTAAGAGCGTACGCTTACTTTTATTTATCTCAATTATTTCAAAAAGAGTATAATGCAACAGAAGCAATTTTGCCTTTATACACTACCCCTACTGATCCAGTATTTGCACAATCTCCAATGAGCGATGTGTATGATTTTATGATTGAAGATTTAACTTCTGCAGATTCACTTTTAATTGGTTTTGATAGAGCTAACAAAACAGGTGCAAACCAGGATGTTGCTAGGGCATTATTAGCGTATGTTTATGCAGCTAAAGGAGACAGTGCTTCAAATTTATTAGCAAAAGGACTAGCAGACCAAGTTATTGATGCTGGATACCCTTTAATGACAAGCACTGAAGTAGTAGGCGGATTTAACGACCTTAATACACCTGCTTGGATTTGGGGATTTGATATTACACTAGCTAATGGATTAGATTTAGCTTCGTGGTGGGGGCAAATAGATGTATTTACATACAGTTACCAATGGGCAGGAGATAGAAAAGGTATCGATAATGTTTTGTTTTCTAAAATAAAAGATAATGATATCAGAAAAACACAATTCGATACTATTAATTCATTACAACCTCGTAATAAATTTTATAATGCTGCTAGGGTAATTGGTGGTCAGAGAAACATTGAAGATGATTACATTTATATGAGAGTTGCAGAAATGTATTTATTATCTGCAGAAATGGCGGCTAAAGAAGGTCAAGATGCTGCAGCAAGAACAAGATTGAATGAATTATTATCTGAAAGATTTACGGAAGCTACAGATTACGCATACGTAAATGGATTATCTGGTGATGATCTATTAGATGAGGTAATTCTACAAACTAGAATAGAATTATGGGGAGAAGGTAAAAGTTATTTATCTATGAAGAGAAATAAACAAACCATGACAAGAGGTACAAACCACGTATTCCACTCTGGTTTATCTATTCCTTATACAGATGAAAGATTAACTTTTGAAATCCCTCAAGCAGAGATTCAAAATAATCCATTTATTAATTAA
- a CDS encoding SusC/RagA family TonB-linked outer membrane protein — MKTKFNGILTLFLALIVQISFAQDKTVSGTVTESSGPLPGVSISVKGTNKGTETDFDGKYSILAKNGDVLVFRYLGFTPIEKTIGASNTVNASMVVDENNVLDEVIVVGYGTSTKQAFTGTATVVSSENLQSKSVSNISQALAGEVAGVTVVNSSGQPGSAAQIRIRGFGTINGNSSPLYIVDGVPYGGIVDVNNADDSDLSILSNINPADIESTTILKDATATSIYGSRGANGVIVITTKRGKKGASSINVEVKTGVNMRLLPTYDLISSPDEYMGLSWQALRNTGEKLGVADATAYANNVLFDDSQGGINQDYNMYNATNGADIIDPTTGTVIPGISRRYTPENWSDFGFQSSTRTEANVSMSGGNDTTTYFSSFGYLNDKGYVINSDYKRYSTRLNITHKPTEWLEANANIDYSFAETTSNGQSEDSGSIFWFTDNIPSIYPLFLRDATGAVVADPYYGGNQYDYGTNRGFGGLTNAIADAKYDLNQDMRHSINGNFSFKVNFSDALSFTTKYGANFYSLVDNSINNPFYGSAVGQGGSLFKEQRQAITQNFLQMFNYNKSFGDHNVSALVAHETNEWQRDRTFISKNKVVNLVNGLDTPSNYVNLGSNPSGYTEESAIESYFAQVNYNYLSKYFLSGTVRRDGSSRFATDKWGTFWSAGASWIVSKEDFFSNVDFVNNLKVKASYGIQGDQGGVDFYSGQNGYDIDNLNGDTSLILRARENAGLTWETSKMYQVGTEFRLFNNVIDGSVDYYVKDTDGLIFSVRLPISTGDALDTKNDGELVNKGLEFDLTGHIINKEKFKLDLSINGEILDNEITKMPFDAPEGRDKIIDILGNFGRAEGHSRYDYYMPVWVGVNADNGDPVWETNYVDTNASGTFDSGEQIIDVYEYAIKNPNTEIKQSVTSNYTEATNQFVGKSAIPKIRGAFRLSAQIHNFDISTQFAYSLGGYGYDGNYANVLGNGQVGSNNYHVDIKDAWQAPGDITDIPRLYSNQNVNVNRQSTRFLTKSDYLALNNVRLGYSVPSKSLENTGMSGLSFWVAGDNMFLLSARKGFNPASSLVGESERYQYSPLSTFTLGVRVQL; from the coding sequence ATGAAGACAAAGTTTAATGGAATTTTAACGCTATTTTTAGCGTTAATCGTGCAAATTTCTTTTGCACAAGACAAAACTGTTTCTGGTACAGTTACAGAAAGTTCGGGACCTTTACCTGGAGTTAGTATATCAGTAAAAGGAACCAATAAAGGTACAGAAACTGATTTTGATGGAAAGTATTCTATTCTAGCAAAAAACGGAGATGTTTTAGTTTTTAGATACTTAGGTTTTACACCAATTGAAAAAACAATAGGCGCATCTAATACTGTTAATGCTAGTATGGTAGTTGATGAGAACAATGTTTTAGATGAGGTTATAGTTGTTGGTTACGGTACAAGTACAAAACAAGCCTTTACTGGTACTGCAACAGTAGTGAGTTCAGAAAACTTACAATCTAAATCAGTTTCTAATATTTCACAAGCATTAGCTGGTGAGGTTGCAGGTGTAACAGTAGTAAATTCATCTGGGCAACCTGGTAGTGCTGCACAAATTAGAATTAGAGGTTTTGGTACCATTAATGGTAACAGTAGCCCTCTATATATTGTAGACGGAGTACCTTATGGAGGTATTGTAGATGTAAACAATGCTGATGACTCTGATTTATCAATTTTAAGTAACATTAACCCAGCAGATATTGAATCTACTACTATATTAAAAGATGCTACTGCAACTTCTATTTACGGTTCAAGAGGTGCAAATGGTGTGATTGTAATTACAACTAAAAGAGGTAAAAAGGGTGCATCTAGCATAAATGTAGAGGTTAAGACTGGTGTAAACATGAGACTTTTACCTACTTACGATTTAATAAGCTCTCCGGATGAGTACATGGGCCTTTCATGGCAAGCATTAAGAAATACTGGAGAAAAATTAGGTGTTGCAGACGCAACTGCATATGCAAACAATGTATTATTCGATGATTCACAAGGTGGTATAAACCAAGATTATAATATGTATAATGCCACTAACGGTGCAGACATTATTGACCCTACAACGGGTACAGTTATACCAGGAATATCTAGAAGATATACTCCTGAAAACTGGTCTGATTTTGGGTTTCAATCATCTACTAGAACAGAAGCTAACGTGAGTATGAGTGGAGGTAACGATACAACAACATACTTTTCTTCTTTTGGTTATTTAAATGACAAAGGATATGTTATAAACTCTGATTACAAGCGTTATTCTACAAGATTAAATATTACTCATAAGCCTACCGAATGGTTAGAAGCAAATGCTAATATTGATTATTCTTTTGCAGAAACAACTTCTAACGGTCAATCAGAAGATTCTGGGTCTATTTTTTGGTTTACAGATAACATCCCTTCTATTTACCCTTTATTTTTACGTGATGCTACTGGAGCAGTAGTTGCTGATCCTTATTATGGAGGTAACCAATATGATTATGGAACCAATAGAGGTTTTGGAGGTTTAACAAATGCTATTGCAGATGCAAAATATGATTTAAATCAAGATATGCGTCATTCTATAAATGGTAACTTTTCTTTTAAAGTTAATTTTTCTGATGCTTTATCTTTTACTACCAAGTATGGTGCAAACTTCTATAGCTTAGTAGATAACAGTATAAACAACCCATTCTACGGATCTGCTGTAGGACAAGGTGGTAGTTTATTTAAGGAACAAAGACAAGCAATAACACAGAACTTTTTACAGATGTTTAACTACAATAAAAGCTTTGGAGATCATAATGTTTCTGCTTTAGTAGCACATGAAACAAATGAATGGCAAAGAGACCGTACTTTTATTAGTAAAAATAAAGTAGTGAATTTAGTTAACGGTTTAGACACCCCATCAAACTACGTTAATTTAGGAAGTAACCCTTCTGGCTATACTGAAGAATCAGCTATAGAGAGTTATTTTGCCCAAGTAAACTACAATTATTTAAGCAAATATTTTCTTTCTGGTACAGTAAGAAGAGATGGAAGCTCTAGATTCGCAACAGATAAATGGGGAACTTTTTGGTCTGCTGGTGCATCTTGGATTGTTAGTAAAGAAGACTTTTTTAGCAACGTAGATTTCGTAAACAACTTAAAAGTAAAAGCTAGTTATGGTATTCAAGGAGATCAAGGTGGTGTAGATTTTTATTCTGGTCAAAACGGATATGATATAGATAATTTAAATGGAGATACTTCATTAATTTTAAGAGCAAGAGAAAATGCAGGTTTAACTTGGGAGACAAGTAAAATGTATCAAGTAGGTACAGAATTTAGATTGTTTAACAATGTAATAGATGGTTCTGTAGATTATTATGTAAAAGATACAGATGGCCTTATTTTTAGTGTACGTTTACCAATTTCTACGGGTGATGCTCTTGACACTAAAAACGATGGTGAACTTGTAAATAAAGGTTTAGAATTTGACTTAACAGGGCATATTATTAATAAAGAAAAATTCAAATTAGACTTATCTATAAATGGAGAAATTTTAGACAATGAAATCACTAAGATGCCATTTGACGCTCCCGAAGGTAGAGATAAGATCATTGATATTCTTGGTAACTTTGGTAGAGCTGAAGGGCACAGTAGGTATGATTATTACATGCCTGTATGGGTAGGTGTTAATGCTGATAATGGAGACCCAGTTTGGGAAACCAATTATGTAGATACAAATGCAAGTGGTACTTTTGATTCTGGAGAACAAATTATAGATGTATATGAATATGCAATTAAAAACCCTAATACAGAAATTAAGCAATCAGTAACTAGTAATTATACAGAAGCTACAAACCAATTTGTAGGAAAATCTGCAATACCTAAAATTAGAGGGGCTTTTAGATTATCTGCTCAAATACACAATTTTGATATAAGCACACAATTTGCTTACAGCTTAGGAGGATATGGATATGATGGAAATTACGCAAATGTTTTAGGTAATGGTCAAGTTGGTTCTAATAACTATCATGTAGATATTAAAGATGCATGGCAAGCTCCAGGAGATATCACAGATATCCCTAGATTATACAGTAACCAAAATGTAAATGTAAACAGACAATCTACACGATTCTTAACAAAATCTGATTATTTAGCATTAAATAACGTAAGGTTAGGCTATAGTGTACCATCTAAATCTTTAGAAAACACAGGTATGTCTGGTTTAAGTTTCTGGGTAGCAGGAGACAATATGTTCTTATTAAGTGCTAGAAAAGGATTTAATCCAGCTTCATCTTTAGTAGGTGAATCTGAAAGATACCAATACAGCCCACTATCTACATTCACACTTGGTGTTAGAGTACAATTATAA